From Saccharothrix espanaensis DSM 44229, the proteins below share one genomic window:
- a CDS encoding TIR domain-containing protein, with protein sequence MAPLGVFLGYSSGLGTSALVEAARTVVADFGGVALEPGASPDLPLTEQCRRMIRESDLYVGVLGSAYGPELPDEPVSYAEFEYRTAVEIGVPRVVFLLADDRSSDRRQREFREFVVATAPTTEVASARELADALTPALDGVADRSGRRARRPLLVLHCGGAVGLAEAVAAALGVPARPVADPDVRSFVDGTESALILHHGGPLTPPESFGVGYALGHLGRRALVLTTGPVGMLAGLGVPVQPWSGEAGEAADLARSALGQGDERLPNCYISYAREDAPFVRRLRDDLADAGFSTWTESANIRAGEWFPESINAALDRADSFVVVQSRHSADSQWIEYEIRQALTPRAERRVVPVLVDPDPGVVHPLLRARTAVDFTGWSDETRYRRALRRLVRGLAIRSGVDR encoded by the coding sequence ATGGCACCGTTAGGCGTGTTCCTCGGCTACTCCTCGGGGCTGGGGACCTCCGCCCTGGTGGAGGCCGCTCGGACGGTCGTCGCGGACTTCGGTGGTGTGGCGCTGGAACCCGGGGCATCGCCGGACCTGCCGCTCACCGAGCAGTGCCGGCGGATGATCCGCGAGAGTGACCTGTACGTGGGCGTGCTCGGATCCGCCTACGGACCGGAACTCCCCGACGAACCGGTTTCCTACGCGGAGTTCGAGTACCGCACGGCGGTCGAGATCGGCGTGCCCCGGGTGGTGTTCCTGCTCGCCGACGACCGCTCATCCGATCGCCGGCAGCGGGAGTTCCGCGAGTTCGTGGTGGCGACCGCGCCCACCACCGAGGTCGCCTCGGCGCGTGAACTGGCCGACGCCCTCACCCCGGCGCTCGACGGCGTCGCGGACCGGAGCGGACGCCGGGCCCGGCGTCCGCTGCTGGTGCTGCACTGCGGGGGCGCGGTGGGGCTGGCCGAGGCGGTGGCCGCCGCGCTGGGGGTGCCGGCCCGCCCGGTGGCGGACCCGGACGTGCGGTCCTTCGTCGACGGCACCGAGTCGGCGCTGATCCTGCACCACGGCGGTCCGCTCACCCCGCCCGAGTCGTTCGGCGTCGGCTACGCCCTCGGGCACCTGGGGCGGCGGGCGCTGGTCCTGACCACCGGGCCGGTGGGGATGTTGGCGGGCCTCGGCGTCCCGGTCCAGCCGTGGTCCGGCGAGGCCGGGGAAGCCGCCGACCTGGCGCGGTCCGCGCTGGGCCAGGGCGACGAGCGCCTGCCGAACTGCTACATCAGCTACGCGCGGGAGGACGCGCCGTTCGTCCGTCGGCTCCGGGACGACCTGGCGGACGCGGGGTTCTCGACGTGGACCGAGTCGGCGAACATCCGGGCCGGCGAGTGGTTCCCGGAATCGATCAACGCCGCGCTCGACCGCGCCGATTCCTTCGTGGTGGTGCAGAGCAGGCATTCCGCGGACAGCCAGTGGATCGAGTACGAGATCCGCCAAGCCTTGACGCCCCGTGCGGAACGCCGAGTGGTTCCGGTGCTGGTAGACCCGGACCCCGGCGTGGTGCACCCGCTGCTGCGCGCCCGGACGGCCGTGGACTTCACCGGGTGGTCCGACGAGACCCGGTACCGGCGCGCGTTGCGGCGGTTGGTGCGCGGGCTCGCCATCCGCTCCGGGGTGGACCGGTGA